TTTCATATCCCTATTCTCTTCGTTGAAAATTCGTACTTTCCCTGCAAATGTTTTTCCTGTAATAACCGCATCTTGAGGTTTCTCTAACAGACGAATATCAACATCACCCGCGGTTGAACTTGCCTCCACATCATACTTAGAATCATGATCAATAACATCAACATCTCCGCTTGTTGTTTGTGCTATAACTTTACCGATTACTTTTTTCAATTTCACAGCACCCGCTTCAGAAGATCCCTCAACCTTCTTAGCTGTTATTCGCTCCAAATCCACATCTCCACCAAGCGTCCCCACACTTACATAATCACTCTTCACCTCATTTACTTCTATTTTCCCAGCCGATGAATTTATCTTCAATTCTTTATATACACGCTCAGGTACAACAACAGTCAGTGTAGGAGTTTTTAATCCGAACGACAAAAATGAAAAATCTAACGAAATACCTTTTTCAACTTCCCCTTGAACTTTTAATGTCTCACCATCTTCCGCAATACTAACCTTTTGTCTTTTTAAATCTCCTGATTGCTTTACATAGAAAGAAGAGTCTTGAGATTTTTGAACAATAATATCTCCAGCATCTAATTTGACATCTAAGCTTTTGATCGTTTCATTTGTAATAACCTTCTCTTTATCCCCCTTTTCTACAGCATCTACTGCTTTCGTATACGTTTGTGATATACCGATTACTCCAATAATGATACAAGCGATCGCTACTAACAATATTTTTTTCATCGTTTATTCCCCTTTAATCATTTTGAAGTTCCAATTCACGTATCGTACACACAATTTTTTGAACCAATGTGTACTGTAATAAGCCACAATACATAGCAATAGACCGACTCCAACAAATGTGATACTGACAAAGAGATCCACCCATAAAAAAGTACCCATTACTATTTTAATAATGA
The DNA window shown above is from Bacillus clarus and carries:
- a CDS encoding DUF4097 family beta strand repeat-containing protein; the encoded protein is MKKILLVAIACIIIGVIGISQTYTKAVDAVEKGDKEKVITNETIKSLDVKLDAGDIIVQKSQDSSFYVKQSGDLKRQKVSIAEDGETLKVQGEVEKGISLDFSFLSFGLKTPTLTVVVPERVYKELKINSSAGKIEVNEVKSDYVSVGTLGGDVDLERITAKKVEGSSEAGAVKLKKVIGKVIAQTTSGDVDVIDHDSKYDVEASSTAGDVDIRLLEKPQDAVITGKTFAGKVRIFNEENRDMKIGNGDVKISGKTSAGDVTIEAD